One window from the genome of Cryptomeria japonica chromosome 6, Sugi_1.0, whole genome shotgun sequence encodes:
- the LOC131044506 gene encoding oleosin G, with amino-acid sequence MGIGYDIVVESESEMAGEREEQQQNEGAMQRVQLPSFSQIVGLITLLTVGGVLLTMTGLTLTGTVIGLVMVTPVLILFSPILVPVGTVLFLTVAGFVAAGGLGVGAMTLVSWIYHYLTGAHPPGSDHLDYARRRISDTSAQIGHKARDYAGAVQSKAHDVSSNH; translated from the coding sequence ATGGGCATAGGGTACGATATTGTTGTAGAATCTGAAAGTGAAATGGCAGGGGAAAGGGAAGAGCAGCAGCAAAATGAGGGAGCGATGCAGAGGGTGCAGCTGCCGTCATTTTCTCAGATAGTGGGGCTAATAACGCTGTTGACGGTGGGAGGTGTGCTGCTAACCATGACGGGCCTCACTCTGACGGGCACCGTCATCGGGCTGGTGATGGTGACTCCCGTTCTGATATTGTTCAGTCCAATTCTGGTGCCCGTGGGTACGGTCCTGTTCCTGACTGTGGCGGGGTTTGTGGCGGCAGGGGGGTTGGGGGTAGGTGCGATGACGTTGGTGTCGTGGATATACCATTACCTCACAGGTGCTCACCCGCCTGGATCGGACCACCTCGACTACGCTCGTCGTCGCATCTCCGACACCTCCGCTCAGATCGGTCACAAGGCCCGCGATTATGCTGGAGCTGTGCAATCCAAAGCTCACGATGTTTCTTCTAATCATTAA